Proteins encoded by one window of Halanaerobiaceae bacterium ANBcell28:
- a CDS encoding ferrous iron transporter B — MKASKLVDNEKKVLLIGPPNVGKSVFFNRLTGLDVAIANYAGTTVDFKVGNMYLANQKVSLIDVPGTYTLDATNQAEEVAVEILSQNPEMVICVLDANNIESSLYLLLQILERNLPTIVALNRVDIAEEKGYSIDIELLSEKLGIEVVPTVAIRGEGFEILKDKIKAKINEPDQNIDYNIEASWSLAEELAVLLKKNVKERTFLNREKWGELLVQPWPGIPLAIIILSLIFAVVVGLGMGIRQYILLPFFRNLVFPYIVQMVESITSPGLIQNILIGEYGFLIKGLEWPFALVLPYIISFYTALSLLEDSGYLPRLGILLDGLLSKMGLSGANIIPLLLGYGCAIPGIAATRAMSTEKERLMVSTMICLSVPCVAQTGAFISLLSEQSILLVILLFMLSFLAIIISGLILNFFIDGERPETVVEVPELLVPKANILGKKIWIRLRTYIFNGAKTMFYAIAVAAVLYEIGAFEYIGQLLQPIVTGWLRLPQEAAVPLVLGIVRRELSVLPLLDMNLSNLQLFVGATVGLFYVPCIAVLAILAREFKASIALMVLTVTTITSFLLGGFIARFGGLFF; from the coding sequence ATGAAAGCAAGTAAACTAGTAGATAATGAAAAAAAAGTACTATTAATTGGCCCACCAAATGTAGGAAAAAGTGTATTCTTTAATCGTCTTACTGGTCTTGATGTTGCTATTGCTAATTACGCTGGAACAACTGTTGATTTTAAAGTAGGAAATATGTATTTAGCTAATCAAAAGGTGAGCCTGATAGATGTTCCAGGTACATATACCCTTGATGCCACCAATCAGGCAGAAGAAGTGGCAGTTGAAATTCTTTCCCAAAATCCAGAAATGGTTATTTGTGTACTTGATGCTAACAATATTGAAAGTAGTTTGTATTTATTATTGCAAATATTAGAAAGAAATCTACCGACTATTGTTGCCTTAAATAGAGTAGATATAGCAGAAGAAAAGGGTTATAGTATTGATATAGAATTATTAAGTGAAAAACTAGGAATTGAAGTAGTTCCAACAGTAGCAATACGTGGGGAAGGCTTCGAAATACTGAAAGATAAAATTAAAGCAAAAATCAATGAGCCAGATCAAAATATTGACTACAATATTGAGGCAAGTTGGTCACTGGCTGAAGAATTAGCCGTATTATTAAAGAAGAATGTGAAGGAAAGAACGTTCTTAAATCGTGAAAAATGGGGAGAATTATTAGTACAGCCATGGCCCGGTATTCCTTTAGCAATTATAATATTATCTTTAATTTTTGCTGTGGTTGTAGGTCTGGGAATGGGAATTAGACAGTATATACTCTTACCTTTTTTTAGAAATTTGGTTTTTCCGTATATAGTACAGATGGTTGAGAGCATAACAAGTCCTGGCTTAATACAGAATATTTTAATAGGTGAATATGGATTTTTGATTAAGGGACTGGAATGGCCCTTTGCTCTGGTCTTGCCTTATATTATATCATTTTATACTGCTTTAAGTTTGCTGGAAGATAGTGGATACTTACCCAGGTTGGGGATTTTGTTAGATGGTTTATTAAGTAAGATGGGTTTATCTGGTGCAAATATTATCCCATTATTACTTGGTTATGGTTGTGCTATTCCTGGAATAGCTGCTACCAGGGCTATGTCAACAGAGAAAGAAAGATTGATGGTTTCCACTATGATTTGTCTTAGTGTACCCTGTGTGGCACAAACTGGAGCTTTTATATCTCTTTTATCAGAACAATCAATACTACTAGTTATACTGTTATTTATGCTTTCTTTTCTGGCTATAATTATTTCAGGATTAATTCTTAATTTCTTTATAGATGGTGAAAGACCCGAAACGGTAGTAGAAGTTCCTGAATTATTAGTGCCAAAGGCTAATATATTGGGCAAGAAAATCTGGATACGCTTACGTACTTATATTTTTAATGGGGCAAAAACTATGTTTTATGCCATTGCTGTAGCTGCTGTCTTATACGAAATTGGTGCTTTTGAGTATATTGGTCAATTATTGCAACCAATCGTTACAGGATGGTTAAGATTACCACAGGAAGCTGCAGTACCTTTAGTTCTAGGTATTGTTCGTAGGGAATTGTCAGTTCTTCCTTTACTTGATATGAACTTGAGCAACTTACAACTTTTTGTAGGAGCAACTGTAGGGCTGTTTTATGTACCATGTATTGCAGTACTGGCTATTCTGGCTAGAGAATTCAAAGCTTCTATAGCTTTAATGGTATTAACTGTAACTACAATAACTTCCTTTTTATTGGGAGGATTTATCGCTAGATTTGGTGGACTTTTCTTTTAA
- a CDS encoding FeoA family protein produces MSVSEGKLREMISYQENAVKESTLNLQELRKGEEALILATPENLLLAPLGLREGKRLKVKSKQIFGGPIVVNIEGRSVAIDKKIAKNIKLYRS; encoded by the coding sequence ATGAGTGTTAGTGAAGGAAAATTAAGAGAAATGATCTCATATCAGGAAAACGCAGTAAAAGAAAGCACTTTAAATTTACAGGAATTAAGAAAAGGTGAAGAGGCCTTGATTCTTGCTACTCCGGAAAATCTTTTGTTGGCTCCTTTAGGACTTAGGGAAGGGAAACGTCTTAAAGTAAAGTCAAAACAAATCTTTGGCGGTCCTATAGTTGTAAATATAGAAGGAAGAAGCGTAGCAATTGATAAGAAAATAGCTAAAAATATAAAGTTATATAGGAGTTAG
- a CDS encoding nicotianamine synthase family protein yields the protein MSQEKGLNNLHLFNTFSLKDLYSRPMVKTIKLFLRIVQSFEYLGSSWPLFGNMYRKLFYNSLMERETAMADLKEGLNILHIGSGPLPMTAIFLAENGYSVTGIDNNQKAIKASNKLIDRLSLNDKIEIKNMDGKEVDISKYDAIWLSLHIVPKEDVIKDLLKSLKPGQKIIFRNPRSYLSIVYPRVQEEEIRKIVDNINNLEFENLNIRGIKQSIAKESLLIEYKKKGCIKDEC from the coding sequence ATGTCACAAGAAAAGGGGCTTAATAATTTGCATCTATTCAACACTTTTTCCTTAAAAGACTTATACTCCAGGCCAATGGTTAAGACAATTAAGTTATTCTTGAGAATAGTTCAATCTTTTGAATATCTTGGTAGTTCTTGGCCTTTATTCGGAAATATGTATCGCAAATTATTTTATAATAGCCTTATGGAAAGAGAAACTGCCATGGCAGATTTAAAGGAAGGCTTGAATATCCTTCATATTGGTAGTGGTCCTTTACCAATGACAGCTATTTTTCTTGCTGAAAACGGTTATTCAGTTACAGGAATTGATAATAATCAAAAAGCTATTAAAGCATCTAATAAATTGATAGATAGACTATCATTGAATGATAAAATTGAAATAAAAAATATGGATGGAAAAGAAGTTGATATTAGTAAATATGATGCAATTTGGCTTTCCTTGCATATTGTACCGAAAGAAGATGTCATTAAAGATTTATTAAAATCTTTAAAGCCTGGACAAAAAATTATCTTTAGAAATCCACGTTCATATTTATCAATTGTATATCCTCGTGTACAGGAAGAAGAGATCAGGAAAATAGTTGATAATATTAATAATCTTGAATTTGAAAATTTGAATATAAGAGGCATAAAACAGAGTATTGCTAAAGAAAGTCTTTTGATAGAATACAAGAAAAAGGGGTGTATTAAAGATGAGTGTTAG